One stretch of Pseudomonas azotoformans DNA includes these proteins:
- a CDS encoding glutamine synthetase family protein has translation MKSHASTLLAEVRTFRQNHPDVRYVDLIALDIPGHFYGKRYPIEMLEKVAAGSPLKLPQNAVLLGVQGGLFKIGDYCFNDGDPDANRRLVPGTLKPVSWESQPLGQMLITSDGTEAPIEFEPREVLAKVLERLQHKGIHPVVAFELEFYLFDKKLDNGLPQFARDPLSDDADDQPNLHIERLSRFSEVLDDMAQTAKDQGIDITVITAEIGPGQFEINFGHLDDGMRAADWAALFCRSTRGVALKHGYRASFMAKPYLQYPGSGMHVHVSLYDGAGNNLLAAHQQQPLRHAVAGCLELLPHCMPIFSPNHNAFRRLGGTVNAATRASWGFEDRDACVRIPESDPRNLRIEHRLASADANPYLVLAAILVGLEHGLEAKREPIAPLNEDRSSGSDFPLEMLDAVRAMQHHAVLRDKLGAEFVDVYCENKRQDHLAFQQEIHAREYRWFL, from the coding sequence GTGAAAAGCCATGCCTCCACGTTACTGGCCGAAGTACGGACCTTTCGCCAGAACCACCCGGACGTGCGTTATGTCGACCTGATCGCCCTGGACATTCCCGGGCACTTCTACGGCAAGCGCTACCCCATCGAGATGCTGGAAAAAGTCGCCGCCGGCAGCCCGTTGAAGCTGCCGCAGAACGCGGTGTTGCTGGGGGTTCAGGGCGGGTTGTTCAAAATTGGCGACTACTGCTTCAACGACGGCGACCCGGATGCCAATCGCCGCCTGGTGCCGGGCACGCTCAAGCCGGTGAGCTGGGAGTCGCAGCCGCTGGGCCAGATGCTGATCACCTCGGACGGCACCGAAGCGCCCATCGAATTCGAACCCCGCGAGGTGCTGGCCAAGGTGCTGGAGCGCTTGCAGCACAAGGGCATTCACCCGGTGGTGGCGTTCGAACTGGAGTTCTACCTGTTCGACAAGAAACTCGACAACGGCCTGCCGCAATTTGCCCGCGACCCGCTGAGCGATGACGCCGACGACCAGCCCAACCTGCATATCGAACGGCTGTCGCGCTTCAGCGAAGTGCTCGATGACATGGCGCAAACCGCCAAGGACCAGGGCATCGATATCACCGTGATCACCGCCGAGATCGGCCCCGGCCAGTTCGAAATCAACTTCGGCCACCTCGACGATGGGATGCGTGCCGCCGACTGGGCCGCCCTGTTCTGCCGCAGCACCCGTGGCGTCGCGTTGAAACACGGTTACCGCGCCAGCTTCATGGCCAAGCCCTACCTGCAATACCCCGGCAGCGGCATGCATGTGCATGTCAGCCTGTACGACGGCGCGGGTAACAATTTGCTGGCGGCACACCAGCAGCAACCCCTGCGCCATGCCGTGGCCGGCTGCCTGGAATTGCTGCCGCACTGCATGCCGATCTTCTCCCCCAACCACAATGCCTTCCGGCGCCTGGGCGGCACGGTCAACGCCGCCACCCGCGCCAGCTGGGGCTTTGAAGACCGCGACGCGTGCGTGCGCATCCCCGAATCCGACCCGCGCAACCTGCGTATCGAGCATCGCCTGGCCAGCGCAGACGCCAACCCGTACCTGGTGCTAGCGGCGATCCTGGTCGGCCTGGAACACGGTCTTGAGGCCAAGCGCGAACCCATCGCCCCCCTGAATGAAGACCGCAGCAGCGGCAGCGACTTCCCCCTGGAAATGCTCGACGCCGTGCGTGCCATGCAGCATCACGCGGTATTGCGCGATAAGCTGGGCGCCGAATTTGTCGACGTGTACTGCGAAAACAAACGCCAGGACCACCTGGCCTTCCAGCAAGAGATCCATGCGCGGGAATATCGCTGGTTTCTCTGA
- a CDS encoding helix-turn-helix domain-containing protein produces the protein MTPQEELATLAALIHDLRKHKKLTLAQLAQKIERSVGFLSQVERGLSRPTVADLTAISHALDVPTTYFYSQPKPKAVDWITRPNERRTVYYANGITDILVSPSMNGAFSMLDSLLAPGANSGEQTMSDRAEQAGFVLEGELTLWVEGEDGSVTLGPGDSFHLASFAHCRYANLTDLPARVLWVYN, from the coding sequence ATGACACCCCAAGAAGAACTCGCCACCCTCGCCGCGCTGATCCATGACCTGCGCAAGCACAAGAAGCTCACCCTCGCCCAGCTCGCGCAGAAAATCGAGCGCTCGGTGGGCTTCCTGTCTCAGGTCGAACGCGGCCTGTCGCGCCCGACCGTGGCCGACTTGACCGCCATCAGCCACGCCCTCGACGTGCCCACTACGTACTTCTACAGCCAGCCCAAACCCAAGGCCGTGGATTGGATCACCCGCCCCAACGAGCGGCGTACGGTGTATTACGCCAATGGCATCACCGACATCCTCGTGTCACCCAGCATGAACGGCGCCTTCTCGATGCTCGACAGCCTGCTGGCCCCCGGTGCCAACAGCGGTGAACAGACCATGAGCGACCGCGCCGAACAAGCCGGTTTTGTGCTGGAGGGCGAGTTGACGTTGTGGGTGGAGGGTGAAGACGGCTCAGTCACCCTCGGCCCCGGCGACAGCTTCCACCTGGCCAGTTTCGCCCACTGCCGCTACGCCAACCTGACCGACCTGCCCGCCCGCGTGTTGTGGGTTTACAACTAG
- a CDS encoding dermonecrotic toxin domain-containing protein, protein MRYGNALSTPMITTLNARDNRRESRLVQRIQTLNSEIRQLLQGQPTFFSCVQDAFNQAFNTLPTPLDLTRTYLKINPADAPPSEPAQALNPLLPTLMEAAVERLVTQHSADYAKHATRFHLTCDGRDDGSALALTPQAFDGFLDTLASTLAARFNTQVEQFWGAPIDTNDTRTCKQWLAEKRLDLMRAEAELLKIDGLLDVSSELLLLRVMRYPDAASRRALNGYRPCALGVAVKDKLSRDIPLYGAFVLTARDPDDAQVRFEGEEKPLQVRDIAPQANVGNVLLYLPTSGFEAFDSLAGLDRELHRRLNSAVEFGDILALMSHNDRASGLAFHQQQPEGDQFRYLERLESVFSDSLHGLHERAQADFTWMIAHYQRQPHGLAPRQLPASLDRVTDLTRAFDASGVLVARHQKKLRRQLQQFLKHASPEDQQRWSSAVQGYADELQRLSMPEGLPSLSQFSDPAAVLSYSNEQLRRQLEDDYGVVTDPDTLIIHTKTYAARPTGSYVVGGKPQPPVTGTPVYTTRTLTLTALALENIEWLDLNFTNFAWLTDKDQAPYTALTVAQVKELVRKVNIGDSYEQFLKTRLVSSSEAHADQDRYARLMALQLRVDAIEAKIAGDFLPDRLDRGYNWVMSALAGPTDDDKRPTVEEHRIIVSSLKLRGERVRGVLVFATASHSVASLVVYTPGTANGRLFHEYPDASAMHRDFINHSAWRDYLTARVELNARPRIHNLLKGGANETVIALSRIADHFLEEAYQAEASAVINDANAQSTSTQEANLESAATLVTAALDFATLFLPVKVMLPIGLSRSILSIINAVEAAQLGDRTAAAQYIVRALGEMVGAVIDGAIGGARSASRGIATGPKLNPKLALRSKPTGVKPLAGWEDQQIYVQDTATPGAFEAPRHFLQENGRWYSIRRDHDRQVWRLKDPRRAPSAYPGEPLYRTVQGAWEIRSPLIGLFGGTPPSGPEIALMDLFPHLDLQQARRVFESFNFPAFNNLEHQMSLVFRLSRAPDQLDVSFAYLQTTQNRFWARLQGADLPGAQTVTAIDPAPGPSRPALPARRPARSDAERFVDWGQAFAPQMMNPVPGRPGVWRRSHAMPSQALQDYIKIDGRYYAILPGDSVFATQGARTAIVSADQPHSTFAQFEHVVANTPFEQPRLVEYNAHLDTWLIHPQPPLPLSIATHMNRMFPRFDPRARAQVGASLFNTANPSGLTAKGFAHVLNTLQDWTEWARGAVGTLTRQHSLIANDPLALLPTLPRGPGPFEWSLGVSNEFNLIRFDTTGVRPVLVSNLLERPTQINIKTLMRELLTDSHYEVFDSRYSTELIFRRPDRPTWYWLTLRKTHSPKLSAKQYNPQAPTPANLEGQRYALRDALIQARDEGNLLLLVGGVELTGTWGVKPFIFRP, encoded by the coding sequence ATGCGATACGGCAACGCTCTATCGACCCCGATGATCACCACGTTGAACGCGCGCGACAACCGCCGCGAAAGCCGCCTGGTCCAGCGGATCCAGACCCTGAACAGCGAAATCAGGCAGCTGTTGCAGGGGCAACCCACGTTTTTCAGCTGTGTGCAGGATGCGTTCAACCAGGCGTTCAACACGCTGCCCACGCCCCTCGACCTGACCAGGACCTACCTCAAGATCAACCCGGCAGACGCGCCCCCTTCCGAGCCGGCTCAAGCGTTGAACCCGTTGCTGCCGACACTCATGGAGGCCGCAGTGGAACGATTGGTCACGCAGCACTCCGCCGACTACGCCAAGCACGCTACCCGCTTTCACCTGACCTGCGACGGTCGGGACGACGGCTCGGCACTGGCACTCACCCCGCAGGCCTTCGACGGTTTTCTCGATACGCTGGCAAGCACCCTGGCGGCGCGCTTCAACACCCAGGTCGAACAGTTCTGGGGCGCGCCCATCGACACCAACGATACCCGCACCTGCAAACAGTGGCTGGCCGAGAAGCGCCTGGATCTGATGAGGGCCGAAGCCGAACTGCTGAAGATCGACGGCTTGCTCGATGTGTCGAGCGAGCTGCTGCTCCTGCGTGTCATGCGCTACCCGGATGCGGCCTCCCGACGCGCCTTGAACGGCTACCGACCCTGCGCATTGGGCGTGGCGGTCAAGGACAAACTGTCGCGGGATATCCCGCTGTACGGGGCATTCGTGCTCACTGCCCGAGACCCGGACGACGCCCAGGTGCGCTTCGAAGGTGAGGAAAAACCGCTGCAAGTGCGTGACATCGCCCCCCAGGCCAATGTCGGCAATGTGCTGTTGTACCTCCCGACCAGCGGCTTCGAAGCCTTCGACTCGTTGGCCGGCCTTGACCGTGAATTGCATCGGCGACTCAACAGCGCCGTCGAGTTCGGCGACATCCTGGCCCTGATGAGCCACAACGATCGTGCCAGCGGCCTGGCGTTTCACCAGCAGCAACCCGAAGGCGACCAATTTCGCTACCTCGAACGGCTGGAGTCGGTCTTCAGCGATAGCCTGCACGGCTTGCATGAACGGGCACAGGCAGACTTCACCTGGATGATTGCGCACTACCAGCGTCAGCCCCACGGCCTGGCCCCACGACAATTGCCGGCAAGCCTCGACCGGGTCACCGATCTGACCCGTGCCTTTGATGCCAGTGGGGTCCTGGTCGCCCGTCATCAGAAAAAACTGCGGCGCCAGCTCCAGCAGTTTCTCAAGCACGCAAGCCCCGAAGACCAGCAACGCTGGTCAAGCGCCGTACAAGGTTACGCCGATGAGCTGCAACGGCTGTCGATGCCCGAGGGGCTGCCCTCCCTGTCCCAGTTCAGCGACCCCGCCGCCGTACTGTCCTACAGCAATGAGCAGTTGCGCAGGCAGCTGGAGGACGACTACGGCGTGGTGACCGACCCGGACACCCTCATCATCCACACCAAAACCTACGCCGCCCGCCCCACCGGCAGCTATGTGGTCGGCGGCAAGCCGCAACCGCCGGTGACAGGCACGCCGGTCTACACCACGCGCACGCTGACCCTGACCGCATTGGCGCTGGAAAACATCGAATGGCTGGATCTCAACTTCACAAACTTCGCCTGGCTGACCGATAAAGACCAGGCGCCCTATACCGCGCTGACGGTGGCGCAAGTCAAGGAGCTGGTACGCAAGGTCAATATCGGTGACAGCTACGAGCAATTCCTCAAGACGCGCCTGGTCAGCTCCAGCGAGGCGCACGCCGACCAGGATCGCTACGCCCGACTCATGGCCTTGCAACTGCGGGTGGACGCCATCGAAGCCAAAATCGCCGGCGACTTCCTGCCGGACCGACTCGACCGCGGCTACAACTGGGTGATGAGTGCCCTCGCCGGCCCCACGGATGACGATAAACGCCCCACCGTCGAAGAGCACCGCATCATCGTCAGCAGCCTGAAACTGCGCGGTGAACGCGTGCGCGGGGTGCTGGTGTTTGCAACCGCGTCCCACAGCGTCGCCTCCCTGGTGGTGTATACCCCCGGCACCGCCAACGGTCGGCTGTTCCACGAATACCCCGACGCGTCGGCCATGCACCGCGACTTCATCAACCACAGCGCCTGGCGTGACTACCTGACTGCCCGCGTGGAACTCAATGCCCGCCCGCGCATCCACAACCTGCTCAAAGGGGGGGCCAATGAAACGGTCATCGCCTTGAGCCGTATCGCCGATCACTTCCTGGAAGAGGCTTACCAGGCCGAAGCGTCTGCCGTGATCAACGATGCCAATGCGCAATCGACCAGCACCCAGGAAGCCAACCTCGAAAGCGCCGCCACCCTCGTCACCGCGGCACTGGACTTCGCCACGTTGTTCCTCCCGGTCAAGGTCATGCTGCCGATCGGCCTGTCCAGAAGCATCCTGTCCATCATCAATGCCGTGGAAGCCGCCCAACTCGGCGACCGCACCGCCGCCGCCCAATACATTGTGCGGGCCCTGGGTGAAATGGTGGGCGCGGTGATCGACGGCGCCATCGGCGGCGCGCGTTCGGCAAGCAGAGGTATCGCAACCGGCCCCAAACTCAACCCGAAGCTGGCGTTGCGCAGCAAGCCCACGGGCGTCAAGCCGCTGGCAGGATGGGAAGACCAGCAGATCTACGTACAGGATACGGCGACGCCCGGGGCCTTCGAGGCGCCTCGGCATTTCCTGCAGGAGAATGGCCGCTGGTATTCGATCCGCAGGGATCACGATCGTCAGGTCTGGCGACTCAAGGACCCACGGCGCGCACCCAGTGCGTACCCGGGCGAGCCGCTCTACCGCACGGTTCAAGGCGCCTGGGAGATCCGCTCGCCACTCATCGGGCTGTTCGGTGGCACGCCGCCAAGCGGGCCGGAAATCGCGTTGATGGACCTTTTCCCGCACCTGGACCTGCAACAGGCTCGGCGGGTGTTTGAATCCTTCAATTTCCCCGCGTTCAATAACCTTGAACACCAGATGTCCCTGGTGTTCCGCCTGAGCCGGGCGCCAGACCAGCTCGATGTGAGCTTTGCATACCTGCAAACCACCCAGAATCGCTTCTGGGCTCGATTGCAGGGCGCAGACCTGCCGGGTGCGCAAACCGTCACCGCCATCGACCCAGCGCCCGGGCCAAGCAGGCCAGCCCTGCCGGCTCGGCGCCCTGCGCGCAGCGACGCCGAACGTTTTGTGGATTGGGGGCAGGCCTTTGCGCCGCAGATGATGAACCCTGTCCCGGGCCGCCCGGGCGTCTGGCGCCGAAGCCACGCCATGCCGAGCCAGGCGTTGCAGGACTACATCAAGATCGACGGTCGTTATTACGCGATTCTGCCAGGCGATAGCGTATTCGCCACACAAGGCGCGAGAACCGCCATCGTGTCGGCGGACCAGCCTCACTCGACATTCGCGCAATTCGAACACGTCGTCGCGAATACGCCGTTTGAACAGCCCAGGCTCGTGGAATACAACGCTCACCTGGATACCTGGCTCATCCACCCGCAGCCGCCGCTGCCCTTGTCGATTGCCACACACATGAACCGCATGTTCCCCCGCTTCGACCCACGCGCCCGCGCCCAGGTTGGCGCAAGCCTGTTCAACACAGCGAACCCATCCGGGCTGACCGCAAAAGGCTTTGCGCATGTGCTCAATACCCTTCAGGACTGGACGGAATGGGCCCGGGGCGCTGTCGGCACACTGACCCGGCAGCACTCCCTGATCGCGAACGATCCGTTGGCACTGCTGCCCACCTTGCCGAGAGGGCCAGGGCCGTTCGAGTGGTCATTGGGGGTTTCAAATGAGTTCAACCTCATACGGTTCGACACGACCGGGGTACGTCCCGTCCTGGTTTCAAACCTGTTGGAGCGCCCCACCCAAATCAACATCAAAACGCTGATGCGCGAACTGCTGACAGACAGCCACTACGAAGTCTTCGACTCGCGGTACAGCACCGAGTTGATCTTTCGGCGCCCAGACCGACCGACCTGGTATTGGCTGACATTGCGCAAGACCCACTCCCCGAAGCTGTCCGCCAAACAGTACAACCCTCAAGCACCCACGCCGGCCAACCTGGAGGGGCAGCGGTATGCCCTGCGCGACGCACTGATTCAAGCGCGCGACGAGGGGAACCTGCTGCTGTTGGTCGGCGGCGTAGAACTGACAGGCACCTGGGGCGTGAAACCCTTTATCTTCCGACCCTGA
- a CDS encoding RcnB family protein, whose translation MTSRSLFASLLVAASLSTASFIVHAGDTPQETVKPSSINTRDLKEGDRAPDILMRKESAVSDWKKRGLKQPEEDSQWARVGDRFVLLKTTNGTILEITPVKK comes from the coding sequence ATGACATCAAGATCCCTGTTCGCCTCCCTGCTGGTCGCCGCGAGCCTGTCCACCGCCAGCTTTATCGTGCACGCCGGTGATACGCCCCAGGAGACGGTAAAGCCTTCCAGCATCAACACCCGTGACCTGAAGGAAGGTGACCGCGCCCCGGATATCCTGATGCGCAAGGAGTCGGCCGTCAGCGACTGGAAAAAGCGCGGTCTCAAACAGCCTGAAGAAGACAGCCAATGGGCACGGGTGGGCGACCGTTTCGTGCTGCTCAAGACCACCAACGGCACCATTCTCGAGATCACCCCCGTCAAGAAATGA
- a CDS encoding MFS transporter, producing the protein MLATIRNYPRTVNLLLSSTLLLTLAKAITFPYLVIYLTRHFALDITQVGLVIGSSLIVGSLLSVYGGFLVDRIHSYRLLLALTLLFLLGFVGMVLAGNIWTFYTCLILINLAHAVIDIAAKAGFASLLPEDARSEVFSIKYTLTNIGYAVGPAFGAVVAKVEISLPFVLSALLGLGFFLLYWRWGDRTLATVDTTQKPVPFLAVGRVLLKDRRLVCFTLGGVLSAVVFGQFTAWLSQYLVTTTTADYTYTVVSAVLVTNAVLVIALQYVIGRRISHRYLGQWLIAGLGMFMLGLIGFALSTSVLWWVLAMAVFTVGEIIVFPAEYMFIDRIAPDHLRGMYYGAQNLSNLGAALGPVLCGLVLASLPAHYMFWMLGAFIVAGGVFYFIGASLKASHPA; encoded by the coding sequence ATGCTTGCCACAATAAGAAACTACCCCCGCACCGTTAACCTGTTGCTGTCCTCGACGTTGCTGCTCACGCTGGCCAAGGCCATCACCTTTCCGTACCTGGTGATTTACCTCACCCGCCATTTCGCCCTCGACATTACCCAGGTCGGCCTGGTGATCGGCAGTTCATTGATCGTCGGCTCGCTGCTCAGCGTGTATGGCGGGTTTCTGGTTGATCGTATCCACAGCTACCGGCTGTTGCTGGCCCTCACCTTGCTGTTTCTACTGGGCTTTGTCGGCATGGTGCTCGCGGGGAATATCTGGACCTTCTACACCTGCCTGATCCTGATCAACCTGGCTCATGCCGTGATCGATATCGCGGCCAAAGCCGGCTTTGCCAGCCTGTTGCCCGAGGACGCGCGCAGCGAAGTGTTTTCCATCAAGTACACCCTGACCAATATCGGCTATGCCGTGGGCCCGGCGTTTGGCGCGGTGGTGGCCAAGGTGGAAATCAGCTTGCCATTTGTGCTGTCGGCGCTGTTGGGGCTGGGGTTTTTCCTGCTGTATTGGCGTTGGGGTGATCGTACGCTGGCGACTGTCGATACCACGCAAAAGCCAGTGCCGTTTCTCGCCGTTGGCCGGGTGCTGTTGAAGGATCGTCGCCTTGTCTGCTTCACCCTCGGCGGTGTGCTCAGTGCTGTGGTGTTCGGTCAGTTCACCGCGTGGCTGTCGCAATACCTGGTGACCACCACCACCGCCGACTACACCTACACCGTGGTCAGCGCCGTGCTGGTGACCAACGCGGTGTTGGTGATCGCCTTGCAGTACGTGATCGGCCGGCGCATTTCGCACCGCTACCTGGGCCAATGGTTGATCGCCGGCCTGGGCATGTTCATGTTGGGGCTCATCGGTTTCGCGCTGTCCACCAGCGTGCTGTGGTGGGTGCTGGCAATGGCGGTGTTCACCGTGGGGGAGATCATTGTGTTCCCGGCCGAATACATGTTTATCGACCGGATCGCCCCGGACCACTTGCGCGGCATGTATTACGGGGCGCAGAACCTGTCCAACCTGGGCGCGGCGCTGGGGCCGGTGCTGTGCGGGCTGGTGCTGGCCAGCCTGCCGGCCCATTACATGTTCTGGATGCTGGGGGCGTTTATCGTCGCGGGCGGGGTGTTCTACTTCATTGGGGCGTCGTTGAAGGCAAGTCATCCAGCGTGA
- a CDS encoding DUF1652 domain-containing protein — MFTLAQLRNCIEEGLSPLTCEFTLCRDASLTLKVYDAETGRVDLVVTGISTNRLQTPQEVEKMVDELRYELQSNTMGQLTLDDLPSTTPQ; from the coding sequence ATGTTTACCCTCGCCCAACTGCGAAACTGCATCGAAGAAGGCCTGTCGCCGCTGACCTGCGAGTTCACCCTGTGCCGCGATGCGTCCCTGACCCTCAAGGTCTACGACGCCGAAACCGGCCGGGTCGATTTGGTCGTCACCGGGATCAGCACCAACCGGCTGCAGACCCCGCAAGAAGTGGAAAAGATGGTGGATGAGCTGCGCTACGAATTGCAAAGCAACACCATGGGCCAGCTCACGCTGGATGACTTGCCTTCAACGACGCCCCAATGA
- a CDS encoding PAS domain S-box protein, whose translation MTQDVLAKETNRRQLQQIISGLSDGVILAEVDQTILWANEAALTMHGVGDVMGLGANGQQYAERFALRYRNNHPVQADNYPLARAAAGDEFSDVVVEVTPTADEEKTWVHRLRSLVITDSRGEAELLVLILSDATEWASAEQRFEKTFNANPAPAVICRLSDLRYIKVNQGFLEMTGYNRDQVIGKSVYELDVLEQAERKDLAIQRLGEGATIPQMQAELRLPEGGSKLVIVAGQPLDMNEEDCMLFSFMDLEPRRKAEIALRQSEERFAKSFRLTPVPTLVCNAGNHQVVDVNEAFMSITGYTSEELIGKSIEDIDFIDSPQAGAQLFARLEKAGNLDGQDLKVRKKGNEVIDCVVSADTVIIQDVPCYLLVMMNITERKRSELELVAAIEEVMQDASWFSQTLIEKLANAKSVNSASQSNVAFTDLTARERDVLGLICEGLADKEIALRLKLAPNTVRNHVATVYSKLGVHSRSAAIVWARERGLFAGELRVKNKP comes from the coding sequence ATGACCCAGGATGTGCTTGCCAAGGAAACCAACCGCCGCCAGTTGCAGCAGATCATCTCCGGGCTGTCCGACGGCGTGATCCTGGCCGAGGTCGATCAAACCATCCTGTGGGCCAATGAGGCCGCACTGACCATGCACGGCGTGGGTGACGTGATGGGGCTGGGGGCCAACGGGCAGCAATATGCCGAGCGCTTTGCCCTGCGCTATCGCAACAACCACCCGGTGCAGGCGGACAACTACCCGCTGGCCCGGGCCGCCGCAGGCGATGAGTTCAGCGATGTGGTGGTGGAAGTCACCCCCACCGCCGATGAAGAAAAAACCTGGGTGCACCGCCTGCGCAGCCTGGTAATCACTGACTCCCGCGGTGAAGCGGAATTGCTGGTGCTGATCCTCAGCGACGCCACCGAATGGGCCAGCGCCGAACAGCGCTTCGAAAAAACCTTCAACGCCAACCCGGCACCGGCGGTGATCTGTCGCCTGAGCGACTTGCGTTATATCAAGGTCAACCAGGGTTTCCTGGAGATGACCGGCTACAACCGCGACCAGGTCATCGGCAAATCCGTGTATGAACTGGATGTGCTGGAACAGGCCGAACGCAAGGACCTGGCCATCCAGCGCCTGGGCGAAGGCGCGACCATCCCGCAGATGCAGGCCGAACTGCGGCTGCCCGAAGGCGGCAGCAAGCTGGTGATCGTCGCCGGCCAGCCGCTGGACATGAACGAAGAGGACTGCATGCTGTTTTCCTTCATGGACCTGGAGCCACGGCGTAAAGCCGAAATCGCCCTGCGCCAGAGTGAGGAACGTTTCGCCAAATCCTTCCGCCTGACCCCGGTGCCGACCCTGGTGTGCAACGCCGGCAACCACCAGGTGGTGGACGTCAACGAAGCCTTCATGAGCATCACCGGTTATACCAGTGAAGAGTTGATTGGCAAGTCGATCGAGGACATCGACTTTATCGACAGCCCCCAGGCCGGCGCGCAGCTGTTCGCCCGCCTGGAAAAAGCCGGCAACCTCGACGGCCAGGACCTCAAGGTGCGCAAGAAAGGCAACGAGGTGATCGACTGCGTGGTCTCCGCCGACACCGTCATCATCCAGGACGTGCCCTGCTACCTGCTGGTGATGATGAACATCACCGAACGCAAACGCTCGGAGCTGGAACTGGTGGCGGCCATCGAGGAAGTGATGCAGGACGCTTCGTGGTTCAGCCAGACCCTCATTGAAAAACTGGCCAACGCCAAGAGCGTCAACAGCGCCAGCCAGTCGAACGTGGCCTTCACCGACCTCACCGCCCGCGAGCGCGATGTGCTGGGCCTGATATGCGAGGGGCTGGCCGATAAGGAGATCGCTTTGCGCCTGAAGCTGGCGCCCAACACCGTGCGCAATCATGTGGCCACGGTGTACTCCAAACTGGGGGTGCACAGCCGCAGCGCGGCGATCGTCTGGGCCCGTGAACGCGGGCTGTTCGCCGGGGAATTGCGGGTCAAAAACAAGCCATGA
- a CDS encoding transglycosylase SLT domain-containing protein, giving the protein MSAGKAVGLLLLTSLLAACGTSPPRTPNDLCGIFREKDDWYDAAKVTQKRWGVPIQVPFAIMYQESGFHQDALAPRKYLLWIIPWGRVSTAAGYAQAKDEVWNDYRKSTGRSGASRQDFDDAIDFVGWYMDKTYTVNGVYKYDAYGQYLNYHEGWGGYRQRTYAAKAWLPPVASKVQARSQLYAAQYARCKDDLGRGFWSRFWRWL; this is encoded by the coding sequence GTGAGCGCAGGCAAAGCCGTCGGACTGTTGTTACTCACCTCCCTGCTGGCGGCGTGCGGCACCTCGCCGCCACGCACGCCCAATGACCTGTGCGGCATCTTCCGCGAAAAGGACGATTGGTACGACGCAGCCAAAGTCACGCAAAAACGCTGGGGCGTGCCGATCCAGGTGCCGTTCGCCATCATGTATCAGGAGTCCGGCTTCCACCAGGACGCCCTGGCCCCGCGCAAATACCTGCTGTGGATCATCCCCTGGGGCCGCGTCTCCACCGCCGCCGGCTACGCCCAGGCCAAGGACGAGGTGTGGAACGACTACCGCAAGAGCACCGGCCGCAGCGGCGCCAGTCGCCAGGACTTCGACGATGCCATCGACTTTGTCGGCTGGTACATGGACAAGACCTACACCGTCAACGGCGTGTACAAATACGATGCCTACGGCCAGTACCTGAACTACCACGAAGGCTGGGGCGGCTATCGCCAGCGCACCTACGCCGCCAAGGCCTGGCTGCCGCCGGTGGCCAGCAAGGTACAGGCGCGGTCGCAGCTGTATGCGGCGCAATATGCGCGGTGCAAGGATGATTTGGGGCGGGGGTTTTGGAGTCGGTTTTGGCGGTGGCTATGA